Genomic window (Sediminispirochaeta smaragdinae DSM 11293):
CTAATGATATCTTCATCAGCAAGTACATAATCGATCAGTATATTCGCATCGATTATTGATAGAGATAATTTATGATTATTCATTAAGCTCTATTTCTTTCCATGCTGACAGGAATTTGCGCATCTGCATAGTGGACTTGCCGAGCATCTCCCCGGCCTTTGACATTGAGATACCACCGGCAGAATATGCCTTAAGAACAAGGGCTGCATAATGATCCTCGATTAAATCGAAATCACTTAATGGTTCCGGCTCTTCAATTGCCTCAGGCTCATAATGGTTCTTAAGATTATGATGATACTTTTCCTGAAATTCGGTATTGAACCTGATATATATCTGAGGAGATTCAAATTGAGGATTAAGCTGGGAAAGACGCATTAAAACAACTTGATAGCTTACCCTGTAGATCTTCTTTATCTTTAAGACCCTGTCGACAAGATCAAGGCCTATGGCCTCAGACCATTCCCTTTTTAAGGCCGAAGTCGGCAGCAGGAACTCTCCGGCAAAGAGATCCGCCTCTTTTTCCTGAGCGCTTCCCTTATCTTCCACAGTCTCTTCACCGTTATAGCTGCCCCTGTGCATAAGAAGATGCCCAAGCTCATGGGCAATGGTAAAAATACGACGCTCTATCGATATATCCTTTTCGGAATTAACCACGATTGCAGGCCCCATATCAATGTCCGCGACGGAAAGCCCGAAGGTCTTCTTAAAACCGAATGAGTGCAGATACAGCTTTATGCCCGCCTTCTC
Coding sequences:
- a CDS encoding helix-turn-helix domain-containing protein → MAIEDIGANIRRIMKIKGYSIAKLSARMGVGTATISNILNGRSEPKSSTLLKFCNALEVGLPDILADAPKLQSLRFRTNSNLSAREKAERDQMLYETAQWLKNYNTLEDLLNVKPEYGFKDLGEADPIRLANIVREKLGLTDSQPIVDLPAEIEKAGIKLYLHSFGFKKTFGLSVADIDMGPAIVVNSEKDISIERRIFTIAHELGHLLMHRGSYNGEETVEDKGSAQEKEADLFAGEFLLPTSALKREWSEAIGLDLVDRVLKIKKIYRVSYQVVLMRLSQLNPQFESPQIYIRFNTEFQEKYHHNLKNHYEPEAIEEPEPLSDFDLIEDHYAALVLKAYSAGGISMSKAGEMLGKSTMQMRKFLSAWKEIELNE